From Eptesicus fuscus isolate TK198812 chromosome 13, DD_ASM_mEF_20220401, whole genome shotgun sequence, the proteins below share one genomic window:
- the RPL27A gene encoding 60S ribosomal protein L27a has protein sequence MPSRLRKTRKLRGHVSHGHGRIGKHRKHPGGRGNAGGLHHHRINFDKYHPGYFGKVGMRHYHLKRNQSFCPTVNLDKLWTLVSEQTRVNAAKSKTGVAPIIDVVRSGYYKVLGKGKLPKQPVIVKAKFFSRRAEEKIKGVGGACVLVA, from the exons ATG CCATCCAGACTCAGGAAGACCCGAAAACTTCGGGGCCACGTGAGCCACGGCCACGGCCGCATCG GCAAGCACAGGAAGCACCCCGGGGGCCGCGGTAATGCTGGTGGCTTGCATCATCACAGGATCAACTTCGACAAATA TCACCCAGGTTACTTTGGGAAAGTTGGTATGAGGCATTACCACTTAAAGAGGAACCAGAGCTTCTGCCCAACTGTCAACCTGGATAAACTGTGGACCCTGGTCAGTGAGCAGACACGGGTAAATGCTGCCAAAAGCAAGACTGGAGTTGCTCCTATCATTGATGTGGTGCGATCG GGCTACTACAAAGTTCTGGGCAAGGGAAAGCTCCCGAAGCAGCCTGTCATTGTGAAGGCCAAGTTCTTCAGCAGAAGAGCCGAGGAGAAGATTAAGGGtgttggtggggcctgtgtcctggtaGCTTGA